ACAGAGGACACAGAGGGCACGGAGAAGGGCGGAGAAGGACTTGAGGGGGCTTCCTCCGCCGTTCTCTGTGTACTCTGTGCCCTCTGTGGTGAACGCCGTTGCCCTTCCCCGCACCGCCGTGCTCACTTGGCGTAGAGGCGCTTCGCGAACGCCTCCTTGAGCTTCACGGTGATCGGGCCGGGCTTGCCGGTGCCGACCGTGCGGCCGTCGATCTCCACCAGGGGGGTCACGTCGGTGGTGGTACCGACCACGAAGACTTCGCTCGCCCTCGGCAGGTCAAGCAGCGCCACGGGGCGCTCTTCGCACTTGATGCCGAGTTCCTTCACCAGCGCCATGATCTCGATGCGCGTGATGCCGGGGAGGATGTAGTGCGAGAGCGGGTAGGTGCGCAGCACGCCGTCGATCACGAAGAAGGCGTTCGTCGCGGCGCCCTCGGTGATCATGCCGTCGCGATGCAGCAGTGCCTCGTAGGCGCCGGCCTCCTGCGCCTGCTGACGGGCGAGGACGGGGCCGAGGAGGTTCACCGTCTTCAGGTCGCAGCGGGCCCAGCGGATGTCGGGGGTGGTGATGCCCTTCAAGCCCGTGTCGCGCGCGGCGAAGTTGGGGGTGAAGGCGCTCGCGGCAGCGTAGATGGTGGTCGGCGTGTTGGCCGGCGGGAAGTGGTGCGTGCGCGGCGCGGCGCCGCGGGAGACCTGGAGGTAGACCGTCGCCTCGCCAGCCGCGAGGGCGTTGTCGGCGACGAGCTTCTCGCAGACGGCCTTCAATCCCTCGGTGCCCGCCCTGTTGATGCGGAGGCCGTCGAGACCGTTCGCGAGGCGCGCGGCGTGCGCGTCCCACGCGAAGACCGCGCCCTTGATGACCCGCACCACCTCGTAGATCCCGTCGCCGAAGATGAAGCCGCGGTCCTCGACCGGGATCATCGCCTGCTCCTTCGGCACGTACTTCCCATTCAGGTAGACGGTCGTCATCTCACGGCGCTCCTATCCGATCATGCGTTCGATGCCGGCGATGACGGGGGCGAAGGAGAGGCCCTTCCCGGCCACGCGGCGTGATTGTTCGTCCGCCAGCTCGCGCTGGCCCCAGCCGAAGAGCTCGCCGACGATCCACGGACCCGCCTTGGGGTTCCGCCACCAGTCGGCGTCGAACCGCTCGCGCAGCGATTCGTCCAGCACGGCCTGCATCTGCCAGGCGCGCAGGTAGCGCGCGGCATAGTACCGCGGATCCACATCGACGAACGCGTCGGCCGCATGGTAGCGGAAGCCGGTCGCGTTGGTGAGCGTCTCCACGAACAGGTCGGGCAACGCGCTCCACGAGACGCCGCCGCCATGCAGCTCGGTCTCGTAGATGAGCTTGGCGCAGTACCGCCGCACGAAGTGCAGCTCCTCGAACCCCTGCGAGTGGAGGAAGGCGGGGAGCTCCTTCTTCCCCAGCCCGGTGTAGCGCGCGAGCCAGCCGGCGTCCTTCAGGCGGTGATCGAAGAGCATCGCGTACCCTTCGGTCACCGAGTTGTCGCCGAGCCAGCGGAACTCGAACGGCAGGTCGCGACGCATGTTGCCGAAGTGGAGCGCATGCCCGAGCTCGTGCATGAGCGTCATATAGTCCGACGAGCCGCCGTGCGGCCGCAGCACGAGATGCACCACGTCGGGGATCCGCACCGGCGCGCAGAAGGCGCGGGCGCGCTTCCCCGGACGGTCGGCCGTGTCATAGAGCACGTGGCCGTTCGCATCGGGCGACGTCCCCATCTCCGTCACCTGGCGGCGCACCTCGCGCTCCATCGCCTCGGCGGGGAAGTACGCGTCGAACTCCGGCGCGCGCATGAGCGCGAGGAGGTCGGCGCGCGTGACGTCGGCGACGGCCATGCCGAGTCCCTTCTTCACGTAGAAGGGCATGAGCTCGTCCCACATCGCCTGCGTGTCGCGCAGGAAGGCCTCGCACTCGGCGCGCAGCGCGGCGACCGAGACGCCGGCGAGTGCTTCCCAGGTGGCGTTGTAGGTGGACGCGATGCCGAGCTTGGAGACGACCTCGTGCTCGCGCTCGAGCTTCTCCTGCTTCATGGGCGCGAGCTCGGCCTGCACGAGCGCGGCGCGGGCGTCGTCGAGCGCGTGCCGCGTGGCGGCGTCGCGGGTGTTGGCGATGGTGATCGCCGCGCGCTGGTACGGCTCCTCGGCGCCGTCGCTCGTGCGGACGACGGCCGCACCCTCCCAGGCGATCTCGCGCTCGTCGAGCGCGGCGAGCTCGCGGCCCACGCGGCTCTCGAGGAGCCAGTCGAGGAGGAGGCGCGACGAGCGGTGCTCCTCGCTGACGGGCGCCCCGGCGGCGGGCGTGGAGCCCTTGAAGAGCTCGAGCGCCATCGCGAACGCCTCGTCGTCGTACGCGGCGCGGTGCTTCTCGTAGATGGGCTGGAGGGCGGCCCCTTCCTTGTGCCCGGCGTGCGCGGCGTGGTACTCGGCCGAGACCTCCTCGAGGAAGGCCTCGCCGCGCCGACGCAGCGCGTCGAGCGGTGCGTCGTCGCGGCCCATCGCGGTCACCCCACCAACGCCGCTTCGGCGCGCGCGTGGTCGGCTTCGATGTAGTCGGTCATGATCTCCGCGACCTTCGACGTGTTCACGCGGATCTGCCCCATGTCGTCGCGGAAGCGGATGGTGACGTCGTCGTTCTTGGTGGAGTCGCCGTCGATGGTGATGCCGAACGGCGTGCCCGCCTCGTCCTGCCGGCGATAGCGGCGGCCGATGGCGCCGGCCTCGTCGTAGAAGACGTTGAACTTCTTGCGCAGCGCGGCGCCGAGCTTCTCGGCCATCTCCGGCTGTCCGTCCTTCTTGGTGAGCGGGAAGATGCCGGCCTTGATGGGGGCGAGCGCGGGATGGAAGCCCATCACCGTGCGGCCCTCGGTCTCGCCGGGAACGGCCTCCTCGCGGAGGGCGTTGACCATGATGGCGAGGGTCACGCGGTCGGCGCCGACGGAGGTCTCGATGACGTACGGCAGGTAGCGCTTGTTGGCGGCCTGGTCCACGTACTCGAGCTTCTTGGAGGAGAACTCCTGGTGCTGCTTGAGGTCGAAGTCGGAGCGGTTGTGGACGCCCTCGATCTCCTGGAAGCCGAGGGAGCCGCCGAAGTCGAAGTTGATGTCGAAGGCGGCGCGGGCGTAGTGCGCGAGTTCCTTCTCGGTGTGCTGATGGAACTCGAGGCGGTCGCGCTCGAGGCCGAGGCCGAGGTGCCAGTCGAGGCGGGCCTGCTTCCAGCGCTCGAAGTGCTCCATGTCGGTGCCGGGCTCGACGAAGAACTGCATCTCCATCTGCTCGAACTCGCGCGTGCGGAACGTGAAGTTCCCCGGGGTGATCTCGTTGCGGAACGCCTTGCCGATCTGGGCGATGCCGAACGGGACCTTTTGGCGCGTGGCCTGCTGGACGTTCAGGAAGTTCACGAAGATGCCCTGCGCCGTCTCGGGGCGCAGGTAGACGACGGCCGCCGAGTCCTCGACGGGGCCCATGAACGTCTTGAACATGAGGTTGAACTGCCGGGGCTCGGTGAGCTGGCAGTCGGTGTGCTCGCCGGGCTTCTTGCTGGGCTTCCGGGCGCACTGGGCGTCGCCGAGCTTGTCGGCGCGGAAGCGGGCCTTGCAGGCCTTGCAGTCGATGAGCGGGTCGGAGAAGCCGGAGACGTGGCCGGAGGCTTCCCAGACGCGGGGGTGCATGAGGATGGCGGCGTCGAGGCCCTCGACGTCATCGCGCTCGCGCACCATGGCGTTCCACCAGCGCGCCTTGACGTTGTTCTTGAGCTCCACGCCCAGGGGACCGTAGTCCCACACCGATCCGGTGCCGCCGTAGATCTCGGAGGACTGGAAGATGAAGCCACGCCGCTTGGCGAGGCTGACGAGGGTCTCGAGGACGTCGGGACGGGGCATGAACGACCGGGGGCGCGGGGATGAGGGCGGTGACGCCTCAATCTACCATCGCGCCCTCAGGGGGCACACCCGAGCGAACTAGCGGCGGTCGAGTTCGTTCAGGACCGGGGCGCTCTGGCCCACGAGGTCGAGGAGGACGAACGAGGCCGCGGCGGCCGCGGCGGCGGTGCGCGCGTACATCGGCTGCGCCTGGAGGCGCGCCGAGAGGGCGCGGAAGGGCGCGGTCCACGGCGACGGCGGCGCGATCTCGGGGACGGCCTGGCTGAGCTCGGCGCAGAGCGTGGGGCCGAGGCGCTTGGCGCCGAGGGCGGCGACGAACCGCTCGCCGCGGGGGGCGTCCTGCGCCGCGGGCGTGCTGGCCCAGACGCGGGTGGCCGCGACGATCGCCTGCTCGCGGCCGCCGGCGACCATGCGGCGGAAGCCGAGCTGGAAGCGGTCGAACGAGTCGGCGTGGCGGCAGAGCATCTCGCCGACGAGACCCTTGAGGAGCGGGTCGAGCGACTTGGGGAGCTCGGCGGCCGCCTCGAGATCGACGGCGAGGGGGACGAACCAGCCGTCCTTGGTCTGCTGGAGCAGGCCGGCCTCCTCGAGGTCGGCGACGCGGTCCCAGTCCATCGGCGAGGCCCAGGGCCAGCGCTCGAGGAGGTAGGCGACGTCCGCCTCACGGACCGAATCGCCGGCCATGGCGATGGCGTGCAGGAGCACGCGGTCGTCGGCGGAGAGGGCGAAGTCGAGGGAGGCGGGCGTGGGCGTCATTTTGTCATCCCTATGACGCGCGAGCCGGCGGAAAGTTAACAGTGCACCTTTTCGCGGCGGGCCGGGGGCGGGGGCGGTAGATGATGACCGGCTTGGGGTGCTGGCGGCGGGGGCGGGACATAAAGGCAGTCTCGGCCACCGCCGCCGGACCTTTAGCCCTCCTATCATCCCGTGATCAGCCCCCGATCGCCCCCGCGATCAGCACCCCGTGCCCGCGCCCGTTCTCGATGAAGACCTTGTTGGCGTCGTACCCGCTCGCCAGGACCCCGGCGATGAACACCCCCGGGACGTTGGTCTCCATGGTGGAGGGGTCGTGCGAGGGGATCCCCGTCGCCGCGTCCATCTCCACGCCGAGCGAGGAGAGCAGCTCCGAAGACGGGGTGAAGCCGGTCATCAGATAGACGTGCTGCGCCGGCAGGATCCCGGGGCCGTCCTTCCCTTCGAGGTGGACGCGGCCGTGCTCGATGGCCGTCACCCGGGTGTTCCAGCGGACGCCGATCGACCCGTCCTTCAGGCGGTTCTGGAGGTCGGGGAGGACCCAGGGCTTGATGTTCTTGTCGAAGCTGGGCCCGAAGTGGACGAGGGTGACCTTCGCCCCGTGCCGCCACAGGTCGAGGACGGCCTCGGCGGCGGAGTTCCCCGCCCCGACGACGATCGCATCGCGCTGGAAGGCCTCGTGCCCCTCGCGGTAGAGATGCGAGACGTGCGGGAGGTCCTCGCCGGGCACGTTGAGGGGGTTGGGCGTGCCGAAGTAGCCGGTGGCGACGACCACGGCGCGGACCTTCGTCTCGACCACATCGCCGCCGCGCGGCTTGGAGTGGATGACGTAGTCCTGCTTGCGCCGCCAGACCTGCACCACCGGCTCGTACTGATGCACGTCGAGGCCGAGGTGCTGGACGACCATGCGATAGTAGGCGAGCGCCTCGCGGCGGGTCGGCTTGTCGGTCGCGATGGGGAACGGCACGTTCGCGATGGCGATCTTCTCGGCGGTCGAGAAGAAGGTCATGTAGAGCGGGTACGACGCGATGGAGCTCGCGACACAGCCGCGGTCGTAGACGATGGCGCGGACGCCGGACGCCTCGAGGGCCGCGGCGGCGGCGAGGCCACAGGGCCCGGCGCCGATGACGGCGACGGGGAGCCCGGCGTCGCGCTCGCTGATGCTGCCGACGAGCCCCGGCACGGACTTCGCCGAGGCCGCCTTCACGGCGGAGGGGCGGCGCTTCTTCTCAGCCACCGCGCGCCTCCCGGATCACGCCTGCAGACCGATGATCTGATCGCGCCGCGTGCCGACCGAGACGTACTGGGCGGGGCACTCGACGAGTTCCACCAGACGGTCGAGATAGGCGCGCGCCTGCTTGGGGAGCGCGTCGAGCGTGCGCGCCTCGGCAGTGGAGGACTTCCAGCCGTCGAACCACTCGTAGACGGGCTCGATGCCGACGAGGTCGGCGATGTCGCCGGGGAACTCGGTCATCACCTCGCCGTCGATGCGGTAGCCGGTGCAGAGACCGACGCGATCGAGGGTGTCGAGGACGTCGAGCTTGGTGACGGCGAGGCCGGTGAGGCCGTTCACGCGCACGGCGTAGCGGACGACGACGGCGTCGAACCAGCCGCAGCGGCGAGGCCGGCCGGTGGTGGCGCCGTACTCGTTGCCGAGGGTGCGGACATGCTCGCCCATCTTCTCGTCGAACTCGGTGGGGAGCGGCCCGCCGCCGACGCGGGTGGTATACGCCTTCACGACGCCGAGGACGGCATCGATGGCGCGCGGCCCGATGCCGACGCCGATGGCGGCGCCGCCGGCGGTGGTGCTCGACGAGGTCACGAACGGATAGGTGCCGTGATCGATGTCGAGGAGCGAACCCTGCGCGCCCTCGAGGAGGATGGCCGCGCCCTGCTTCTGCGCCTTGTGGATGGCGAGCCCGACGTCCTCGCTGATGGAGAGGAGCCGCGGCGC
This window of the Gemmatimonadota bacterium genome carries:
- a CDS encoding glycine--tRNA ligase: MPRPDVLETLVSLAKRRGFIFQSSEIYGGTGSVWDYGPLGVELKNNVKARWWNAMVRERDDVEGLDAAILMHPRVWEASGHVSGFSDPLIDCKACKARFRADKLGDAQCARKPSKKPGEHTDCQLTEPRQFNLMFKTFMGPVEDSAAVVYLRPETAQGIFVNFLNVQQATRQKVPFGIAQIGKAFRNEITPGNFTFRTREFEQMEMQFFVEPGTDMEHFERWKQARLDWHLGLGLERDRLEFHQHTEKELAHYARAAFDINFDFGGSLGFQEIEGVHNRSDFDLKQHQEFSSKKLEYVDQAANKRYLPYVIETSVGADRVTLAIMVNALREEAVPGETEGRTVMGFHPALAPIKAGIFPLTKKDGQPEMAEKLGAALRKKFNVFYDEAGAIGRRYRRQDEAGTPFGITIDGDSTKNDDVTIRFRDDMGQIRVNTSKVAEIMTDYIEADHARAEAALVG
- a CDS encoding adenylosuccinate synthase, whose product is MFDTKTRTIVIVGAQWGDEGKGKLVDVLAERADWVVRYQGGANAGHTVHVGDESTVLHQVPSGILHPGVRCAIGNGVVLDAESVFEEVDALVANGVDVNGRLYLSDRAHLVMPYHKLVDKESAASKAIGTTGRGIGPAYEDKVARRGIRVLDLRHPTRLRDLVERGTERANQVLAGFGSSKRADAEFTLATLERLAPRLLSISEDVGLAIHKAQKQGAAILLEGAQGSLLDIDHGTYPFVTSSSTTAGGAAIGVGIGPRAIDAVLGVVKAYTTRVGGGPLPTEFDEKMGEHVRTLGNEYGATTGRPRRCGWFDAVVVRYAVRVNGLTGLAVTKLDVLDTLDRVGLCTGYRIDGEVMTEFPGDIADLVGIEPVYEWFDGWKSSTAEARTLDALPKQARAYLDRLVELVECPAQYVSVGTRRDQIIGLQA
- the dat gene encoding D-amino-acid transaminase — protein: MTTVYLNGKYVPKEQAMIPVEDRGFIFGDGIYEVVRVIKGAVFAWDAHAARLANGLDGLRINRAGTEGLKAVCEKLVADNALAAGEATVYLQVSRGAAPRTHHFPPANTPTTIYAAASAFTPNFAARDTGLKGITTPDIRWARCDLKTVNLLGPVLARQQAQEAGAYEALLHRDGMITEGAATNAFFVIDGVLRTYPLSHYILPGITRIEIMALVKELGIKCEERPVALLDLPRASEVFVVGTTTDVTPLVEIDGRTVGTGKPGPITVKLKEAFAKRLYAK
- the ypdA gene encoding YpdA family putative bacillithiol disulfide reductase, translated to MAEKKRRPSAVKAASAKSVPGLVGSISERDAGLPVAVIGAGPCGLAAAAALEASGVRAIVYDRGCVASSIASYPLYMTFFSTAEKIAIANVPFPIATDKPTRREALAYYRMVVQHLGLDVHQYEPVVQVWRRKQDYVIHSKPRGGDVVETKVRAVVVATGYFGTPNPLNVPGEDLPHVSHLYREGHEAFQRDAIVVGAGNSAAEAVLDLWRHGAKVTLVHFGPSFDKNIKPWVLPDLQNRLKDGSIGVRWNTRVTAIEHGRVHLEGKDGPGILPAQHVYLMTGFTPSSELLSSLGVEMDAATGIPSHDPSTMETNVPGVFIAGVLASGYDANKVFIENGRGHGVLIAGAIGG